The proteins below are encoded in one region of Cololabis saira isolate AMF1-May2022 chromosome 21, fColSai1.1, whole genome shotgun sequence:
- the LOC133421581 gene encoding zinc finger protein 184-like has translation MDRDQNQDQESSRTKADSSSAGLQKHKAKERTTSYCCDRRDKVVTTSPGLKVRKGIHTEKKLYSCDQCGKAFTQQCDLRSHQRIHTGEKPYKCDQCGAAFTQQGHLRSHQRIHTGVKPYSKTSYPTFMEIPKVSVYCSLA, from the exons atggaccgggatcagaaccaggaccaggagtccagcaggaccaaagcggactcttcctccgctggtctgcag aaacataaagccAAAGAGAGAACAACAAGTTACTGCTGTGATAGGAGGGATAAAGTCGTCACCACTTCACCGGGTCTGAAGGTCCGAAAGGGGATTCATACTGAAAAGAAGCtgtacagctgtgatcagtgtgggaaagcttttacccaacaatgTGATCtgaggagtcatcagcgtatccacactggagaaaagccgtacaaatgtgatcagtgtggggcagcttttacccaacaaggtcatctaaggagccatcagcgtattcacactggggttaagccttacag caagacgtcgtatccTACTTTCATGGAAATCCCCAAAGTCTCCGTCTATTGCTCTTTGGCTTAg
- the LOC133421582 gene encoding zinc finger protein 501-like, whose product MTPDQRTDSLGQRTGQDVPADRGSHGRIYPFIPERCDKTGGGSRFEPGVSGGAFSPEEGLILRSACQLSPRSTQPPVSVRPTRSSARTGARTSDEWTGPRARRDAVIGSVDQSWIARLLHAAPLSFLFRSRRRRETDERLAKERENRRDKVLTTSPGLKVRKRIHTEEKPHTCDQCGRAFTTSSILRHHQRIHTGDKPYRCDQCGTAFTEQGDLRRHQRIHTGDKPYRCDQCGAAFTQQGNLRSHQRVHTGDKPYRCDQCGAAFTQQGNLRSHQRVHTGDKPYKCDQCGAAFTHQDSLRSHQRIHTGDKPYRCDQCEAAFTRQDNLRSHQRIHTGDKPYRCDQCGAAFTEQGSLRRHQRIHTGFKPYRCDQCGAAFTQQDSLRSHQRIHTGDKPYKCDQCGAAFTRQDTLRSHQRIHTGEKPYRCDQCGAAFTQQNSLRSHQRIHTGDKPYRCDQCEAAFTRQDKLRSHQRIHTGDKPYRCDQCGAAFTQRGSLRRHQRIHTR is encoded by the exons ATGACTCCAGACCAgagaacagactccctggg ccagcggacCGGACAAGACGTGCCTGCCGACCGAGGCAGCCACGGCCGCATCTACCCATTTATTCCTGAGCGCTGCGACAAGACGGGGGGGGGGAGCCGCTTCGAGCCTGGAGTGTCCGGCGGAGC TTTCTCTCCCGAGGAGGGCCTCATCCTCCGGTCAGCCTGCCAGCTCAGCCCGAGAAGCACCCAGCCACCTGTGTCCGTGAGGCCCACGCGCTCATCAGCCCGGACGGGAGCCCGCACGTCCGACGAGTGGACCGGACCCCGCGCGCGCCGAGACGCCGTGATAGGCTCCGTTGACCAGAGCTGGATCGCCCGGCTGCTGCACGCTGCACCCCTGTCTTTTTTATTTCGGAGTCGAAGGAGAAGAGAGACAGACGAGAGACTGG ccaaagagagagaaaatagGAGGGATAAAGTCCTCACCACTTCACCAGGTCTGAAGGTTCGAAAGAGGATTCATACTGAAGAGAAGCCGCAcacctgtgatcagtgtgggcgAGCTTTTACCACGTCAAGTATTTTAAGgcatcatcagcgtattcacactggggataagccttacagatgtgatcagtgtgggacagcttttaccgaacaaggggatctaaggcgtcatcagcgtattcacactggggataagccttacagatgtgatcagtgtggggcagcttttacccaacaaggtaatctaaggagtcatcagcgtgttcacactggggataagccttacagatgtgatcagtgtggggcagcttttacccaacaaggtaatctaaggagtcatcagcgtgttcacactggggataagccttacaaatgtgatcagtgtggggcagcttttacccaccAAGAtagtctaaggagtcatcagcgtattcacactggggataaaccgtacagatgtgatcagtgtgaggcagcttttacccgacaagataatctaaggagtcatcagcgtattcacactggggataagccttacagatgtgatcagtgtggggcagcttttaccgaacAAGGCAGTCTtaggcgtcatcagcgtattcacactggatttaagccgtacagatgtgatcagtgtggggcagcttttacccaacaagatagtctaaggagtcatcagcgtattcacactggggataagccttacaaatgtgatcagtgtggggcagcttttacccgacaagatactctaaggagtcatcagcgtattcacactggggagaagccttacagatgtgatcagtgtggggcagcttttacccaacaaaatagtctaaggagtcatcagcgtattcacactggggataagccgtacagatgtgatcagtgtgaggcagcttttacccgacaagataaactaaggagtcatcagcgtattcacactggggataagccttacagatgtgatcagtgtggggcagcttttacccaacgaggtagtctaaggcgtcatcagcgtattcacaccaGATAA